One genomic window of Rhizomicrobium sp. includes the following:
- a CDS encoding NADP-dependent isocitrate dehydrogenase yields MDKIKVANPVVELDGDEMTRIIWDLIKKKLILPYLDIDLEYYDLSVEHRDATDDQVTVDAAHAIARHGVGVKCATITPDEARVAEFKLKKMWKSPNGTIRNILGGTIFREPIICKNVPRLVPGWTQPIVIGRHAYGDQYRATDFRFPGKGTLTIKFVGEDGKVIEHEVFQAPGAGVTMAMYNLDQSIIDFARASMNYALARKYPLYLSTKNTILKAYDGRFKDLFQEVFDAEFADKYKAAGITYEHRLIDDMVAAALKWSGGYVWACKNYDGDVQSDTVAQGFGSLGLMTSVLLTPDGKTVEAEAAHGTVTRHYREHQKGRSTSTNSIASIFAWTRGLAHRAKLDGNAALDKFAHTLEKVCVETVEAGFMTKDLALLVGPDQKWLTTEGFLDKVDENLKAAMA; encoded by the coding sequence ATGGACAAGATCAAAGTCGCCAACCCGGTCGTCGAGCTCGACGGCGACGAGATGACCCGCATCATCTGGGACCTCATCAAGAAAAAGCTGATCCTGCCCTATCTCGACATCGACCTGGAATATTACGACCTCAGCGTCGAGCACCGCGACGCCACCGACGATCAGGTCACCGTCGACGCCGCCCACGCCATCGCCCGGCACGGCGTCGGCGTCAAATGCGCCACCATCACGCCGGACGAGGCGCGCGTCGCCGAGTTCAAGCTCAAGAAGATGTGGAAGTCGCCCAACGGCACGATCCGCAACATCCTGGGCGGCACGATCTTCCGCGAGCCGATCATCTGCAAGAACGTGCCGCGCCTGGTGCCGGGCTGGACCCAGCCGATCGTCATCGGCCGCCATGCCTATGGCGATCAGTACCGCGCCACCGATTTCCGCTTCCCCGGCAAGGGCACGCTGACGATCAAATTCGTCGGCGAGGACGGCAAGGTGATCGAGCACGAAGTGTTCCAGGCGCCCGGCGCCGGCGTCACCATGGCGATGTACAATCTCGACCAGTCGATCATCGATTTCGCCCGCGCCTCGATGAACTACGCGCTGGCGCGCAAATATCCGCTCTATCTCTCGACCAAGAACACCATCCTCAAGGCCTATGACGGCCGCTTCAAGGATCTGTTCCAGGAGGTGTTCGACGCTGAATTCGCCGACAAGTACAAAGCCGCCGGCATCACCTATGAGCACCGCCTGATCGACGACATGGTGGCGGCCGCGCTGAAATGGAGCGGCGGTTACGTCTGGGCCTGCAAGAACTACGACGGCGACGTGCAGTCCGATACCGTGGCGCAGGGCTTCGGCAGTCTCGGCCTGATGACCAGCGTGCTGCTCACGCCCGACGGCAAGACGGTGGAAGCCGAAGCCGCCCACGGCACGGTCACGCGCCACTACCGCGAGCACCAGAAGGGCCGCTCGACCTCGACCAATTCCATCGCCTCGATCTTCGCCTGGACGCGCGGCCTGGCGCACCGGGCCAAGCTCGACGGCAATGCGGCGCTCGACAAGTTCGCCCACACGCTGGAGAAGGTCTGCGTCGAAACGGTCGAGGCCGGCTTCATGACCAAGGACCTCGCGCTGCTCGTTGGCCCGGACCAGAAATGGCTCACCACCGAAGGCTTCCTCGACAAGGTCGACGAGAACCTCAAGGCGGCGATGGCCTGA
- a CDS encoding RNA methyltransferase, producing the protein MTAPAIILSHPQLGENIGAAVRAMKNFGLDDLRLVKPRDGWPNEKARHMAAGASDLLDKVRLYDTAAAALGDLQLVFATTARERGVAKPVVTPPEAARQLHAAVARGTRCGVLFGGERAGLDNDEVSLATAIVTIPTAEFSSLNLAQSVMLICYEWFRTIDDSPRTRIDHGPVAKKATREEMFQLFEHLENELLASGFLYPPSKETPMIRHMRALLNRADLTDQEVRTIRGMIVALAKGKFRRRPPEGA; encoded by the coding sequence ATGACCGCCCCCGCCATCATCCTGTCCCATCCCCAGCTCGGCGAGAACATCGGCGCGGCGGTCCGGGCGATGAAGAATTTCGGGCTGGACGACCTGCGCCTGGTCAAGCCGCGCGACGGCTGGCCCAACGAGAAGGCGCGCCACATGGCGGCGGGGGCCTCCGACCTGCTCGACAAGGTGCGGTTGTACGACACGGCGGCCGCCGCGCTCGGCGACCTGCAGCTCGTCTTCGCGACCACGGCGCGCGAGCGCGGCGTCGCCAAGCCGGTCGTCACCCCGCCGGAAGCGGCCCGGCAACTGCACGCGGCGGTGGCTCGGGGAACGCGCTGCGGCGTCCTGTTCGGCGGCGAGCGGGCCGGTCTCGACAATGACGAGGTGTCGCTGGCGACCGCGATCGTGACGATCCCGACGGCCGAGTTCTCCTCCCTCAACCTCGCGCAATCGGTGATGCTGATCTGCTATGAGTGGTTCCGCACCATCGACGACAGCCCGCGCACCCGCATCGACCACGGCCCGGTCGCCAAGAAAGCGACACGCGAGGAAATGTTCCAGCTCTTCGAGCACCTGGAGAACGAGCTCCTGGCCTCGGGCTTCCTCTATCCGCCGAGCAAGGAGACACCGATGATCCGGCATATGCGGGCGCTCTTGAATCGCGCCGACCTGACCGACCAGGAGGTGCGCACCATCCGTGGCATGATCGTGGCGCTCGCCAAGGGCAAGTTCCGCCGCCGCCCGCCGGAGGGGGCATGA
- a CDS encoding tetratricopeptide repeat protein, with translation MTALAVFIFAFVALVAAGFVVGPVLLRLKSRQGLVLGAAAVLFVLGIGGALYLTLGQPALAVRTLKGKDDRSTNALIGRLAAAVKKQPGDPRGWALLGQYYFTANDPPDSASAFARAIDAAAAQGQRYSFLYSAYGEALTQASAGAVTPDAEAAFAQALAIDPKDRSARYFLGLASAARGNAPVALQYWNSLLADTPAKSELHTDLVDRIAALTARSGGGAPNIADMVAGLAARLKANPDDAEGWQRLIRAYAVLGDKPKALAALADARKAFAGRADALAMFDAERKSLGL, from the coding sequence ATGACCGCTCTCGCCGTTTTCATCTTCGCCTTTGTCGCGCTGGTCGCGGCGGGGTTCGTCGTGGGTCCGGTGCTGCTGCGGCTCAAGAGCCGCCAGGGCCTGGTGCTGGGGGCCGCGGCGGTGCTGTTCGTGCTCGGCATCGGCGGCGCGCTGTACCTGACGCTCGGCCAGCCGGCGCTGGCGGTGCGCACGCTGAAGGGCAAGGACGACCGCAGCACCAACGCCCTGATCGGCCGGCTCGCCGCCGCGGTGAAGAAGCAGCCCGGCGATCCGCGCGGCTGGGCCTTGTTGGGCCAATACTATTTCACCGCGAACGACCCGCCCGATTCGGCCAGCGCCTTCGCGCGCGCCATCGACGCGGCGGCGGCGCAGGGCCAGCGTTATTCCTTCCTCTATTCGGCTTATGGGGAAGCGCTCACGCAAGCGTCCGCGGGAGCGGTGACGCCGGACGCGGAAGCCGCCTTCGCCCAGGCCCTCGCCATCGATCCCAAGGACCGGTCGGCGCGCTATTTCCTGGGGCTCGCTTCGGCGGCGCGCGGCAACGCGCCAGTGGCGCTGCAATACTGGAACAGCCTGCTCGCCGACACGCCGGCGAAGTCGGAATTGCACACCGACCTCGTGGACCGCATCGCGGCGCTCACGGCGCGCAGCGGCGGCGGCGCGCCGAACATCGCCGACATGGTCGCGGGGCTGGCGGCGCGGCTGAAAGCCAATCCCGACGACGCCGAGGGCTGGCAGCGGCTGATCCGCGCCTATGCGGTGCTGGGCGACAAGCCGAAGGCGCTCGCCGCCCTGGCCGACGCGCGCAAGGCATTCGCCGGCAGGGCGGACGCCCTCGCGATGTTCGACGCGGAGCGGAAGTCGCTGGGCCTCTAG
- a CDS encoding molybdopterin-binding protein, with translation MSQPAPVTAAILVIGDEILSGRTQDTNTAYIAKFLAALGIDLREARVVPDIRAEIVAAVNALRARYTYVFTTGGIGPTHDDITFESIAAAFGVDVHYHPEAMAMMAARYKPGEFNEARKRMALVPVGAELVRNSVSTAPGVHIGNVFVMAGVPMIMRAMLDAIEPLLARGAVVHAATVQTKVPEGRLAAGLEAIQKAHKDVAIGSYPFYREDGSGVQLVARGRDADEVETAAREIETMLRDLGAEAFRVIA, from the coding sequence ATGAGCCAGCCCGCGCCCGTGACCGCCGCCATCCTCGTCATCGGGGACGAGATCCTGTCCGGCCGCACCCAGGACACCAATACCGCCTATATCGCCAAATTCCTGGCGGCGCTCGGCATCGACCTGCGCGAGGCGCGCGTGGTGCCCGACATCCGCGCGGAGATCGTCGCCGCGGTGAACGCGCTTCGGGCCCGCTACACCTATGTCTTCACGACGGGCGGGATCGGCCCGACGCATGACGACATCACCTTCGAATCGATCGCCGCGGCCTTCGGCGTCGACGTGCACTACCATCCCGAGGCGATGGCGATGATGGCGGCGCGCTACAAGCCGGGCGAGTTCAACGAGGCGCGCAAGCGCATGGCGCTGGTGCCGGTCGGCGCCGAACTCGTGCGCAATAGCGTCTCCACCGCGCCCGGCGTGCATATCGGCAATGTCTTCGTCATGGCCGGCGTGCCGATGATCATGCGCGCGATGCTCGATGCGATCGAGCCGCTGCTGGCGCGCGGCGCCGTCGTTCACGCCGCGACGGTGCAGACGAAAGTTCCGGAAGGCCGCCTCGCCGCCGGCCTCGAGGCGATTCAGAAGGCTCACAAAGATGTCGCAATCGGCAGCTATCCCTTCTATCGCGAGGATGGCTCCGGCGTTCAGCTTGTCGCGCGCGGGCGCGATGCCGACGAAGTCGAGACCGCGGCGCGCGAGATCGAGACCATGCTGCGCGATCTTGGCGCCGAGGCTTTCCGGGTAATCGCATAA
- the map gene encoding type I methionyl aminopeptidase, producing the protein MAPSRPAWAIAAIATRLCTSINHVVCHGIPSDKPLRDGDIINIDVTVIVDGWHGDTSRMYLVGDVKLKAKRLVDITYESMMRGIAVVKPGNTTGDIGHAIQSYAEGQERCAVVRDFCGHGVGRIFHALPNIVHYGKPGHGIGLKPGMFFTIEPMINLGGYGVKVLNDGWTAVTRDRSLSAQFEHSVGVTEEGVEIFTKSPKGWDKPPYGI; encoded by the coding sequence ATGGCGCCATCCCGGCCTGCCTGGGCTATCGCGGCTATCGCCACACGCCTGTGCACCTCGATCAACCACGTCGTCTGCCACGGCATCCCGAGCGACAAGCCCCTGCGCGACGGCGACATCATCAACATCGACGTGACGGTGATCGTGGACGGCTGGCACGGCGACACCAGCCGCATGTATCTGGTCGGCGACGTGAAGCTGAAGGCCAAGAGGCTGGTCGACATCACCTATGAGTCGATGATGCGCGGCATCGCGGTGGTGAAGCCCGGCAACACGACCGGCGACATCGGCCACGCCATCCAGTCCTATGCCGAGGGCCAGGAGCGCTGCGCCGTGGTGCGCGATTTCTGCGGCCATGGCGTCGGGCGCATCTTCCATGCCCTGCCCAACATCGTGCATTACGGAAAGCCCGGGCACGGGATCGGGCTGAAGCCCGGGATGTTCTTCACCATCGAACCGATGATCAATCTGGGCGGCTATGGCGTGAAGGTCCTCAACGACGGTTGGACCGCGGTGACGCGCGACCGCTCGCTGTCCGCCCAGTTCGAGCATTCGGTCGGCGTGACCGAAGAGGGCGTCGAGATTTTCACGAAGTCGCCCAAGGGCTGGGACAAGCCGCCTTACGGCATCTGA
- the radC gene encoding DNA repair protein RadC has product MARKNTKAAEERASGAADAGLPFRAAETEPHQLGHRERLRERFLEGGAGAMPDYELMELVLFAAIPRRDTKPLAKQLIAHFGSFAEAIAAPRARLLEVDGVGDAVVAQLKIVEAAALRLSRNAMLNKPALSSWAALIDYCTAAMARSPNEEFRVLFLDRKNILIADEVQTRGTVDHAPVYPREIVKRALEIGASAVILVHNHPSGDPTPSRADIEMTRDVAAAAKALKIAVHDHLVIGRSGHASFKALGLL; this is encoded by the coding sequence ATGGCGCGGAAGAACACCAAAGCTGCGGAAGAACGCGCGTCGGGTGCCGCCGACGCCGGCCTGCCGTTTCGCGCCGCGGAGACCGAGCCGCATCAACTGGGCCATCGCGAACGCCTGCGCGAACGCTTCCTCGAAGGCGGCGCCGGCGCCATGCCGGACTACGAATTGATGGAGCTGGTGTTGTTCGCGGCGATCCCGCGCCGCGACACGAAACCGCTCGCCAAGCAGCTCATAGCCCATTTCGGAAGTTTCGCCGAAGCCATCGCGGCGCCCCGCGCCCGGCTGCTTGAGGTGGACGGGGTTGGAGATGCGGTCGTCGCGCAGCTCAAGATCGTGGAGGCCGCGGCGCTCCGGCTGTCGCGCAATGCGATGCTGAACAAGCCGGCGCTGTCGTCCTGGGCCGCGCTGATCGACTATTGCACGGCGGCGATGGCGCGCAGCCCGAACGAGGAATTCCGCGTCCTGTTCCTGGACCGCAAGAACATCCTGATCGCCGACGAGGTGCAAACGCGCGGCACGGTCGATCATGCGCCGGTCTATCCGCGCGAGATCGTCAAGCGGGCGCTGGAGATCGGCGCCAGCGCGGTGATCCTGGTGCACAACCACCCGAGCGGCGATCCGACGCCCAGCCGCGCCGACATCGAGATGACCCGCGACGTGGCGGCGGCGGCCAAGGCGCTGAAGATCGCAGTGCACGATCACCTGGTAATCGGCCGCAGCGGCCATGCCAGCTTCAAGGCGCTGGGCCTGTTGTAG
- a CDS encoding ABC transporter permease subunit — protein MLRFVLREAGRTGLGLVGAVLLAAAISALAAPDAAGGLWHFLVAWGRALDAFAHLDFGHSAMTGASARAELADRLPLTLGLVLEGFVVALIVGIPVGFLFGAGPARRAAAPLVQVLSAAPIFCAGLALAFVAANLLHWPVPRGTGIAAGLALVPRDARGLETLLLPVLTVGLSGAAAAQLALRRAGAESARQPWRTQLRRMGLPAWEIETVYGVPQIFAGLLTDLGEVMLALFSAAAVAEWVFNYAGAADLFVKSVALHDWAIVSPILLSFAGLTMIADLVGRCAAYPLVATGTAP, from the coding sequence ATGCTGCGTTTCGTGCTGCGCGAGGCCGGGAGGACGGGGCTGGGCCTGGTGGGCGCCGTTCTGCTCGCCGCCGCCATTTCGGCGCTGGCCGCGCCTGACGCCGCCGGCGGGCTCTGGCATTTCCTGGTCGCCTGGGGACGCGCCCTCGACGCCTTCGCCCATCTCGATTTCGGCCACAGCGCCATGACCGGCGCCTCCGCCCGCGCGGAGCTCGCCGATCGCCTGCCGCTGACCCTGGGCCTGGTGCTGGAAGGCTTCGTGGTGGCGCTGATCGTGGGGATTCCGGTCGGCTTCCTGTTCGGCGCCGGACCGGCGCGGCGCGCGGCGGCGCCCTTGGTGCAGGTCCTGTCCGCGGCACCGATCTTCTGCGCCGGGCTGGCGCTCGCCTTCGTGGCGGCGAACCTGCTGCACTGGCCGGTGCCGCGCGGCACCGGCATCGCGGCCGGATTGGCGCTGGTGCCCAGGGACGCACGCGGGCTCGAAACGCTGCTGCTTCCCGTCCTGACCGTGGGCCTGTCGGGCGCGGCGGCGGCGCAACTGGCGCTGCGGCGCGCCGGCGCGGAATCGGCGCGCCAGCCCTGGCGGACGCAGCTTCGCCGCATGGGCCTGCCGGCCTGGGAGATCGAGACCGTCTATGGCGTGCCGCAGATCTTCGCCGGCCTTCTGACCGATCTTGGCGAGGTGATGCTGGCGCTGTTCTCGGCCGCCGCGGTGGCCGAGTGGGTGTTCAACTATGCCGGCGCCGCGGACCTTTTCGTCAAATCGGTGGCGCTGCACGACTGGGCGATCGTGTCGCCGATCCTGTTGAGCTTCGCCGGGCTGACGATGATCGCCGATCTCGTCGGCCGCTGCGCCGCCTATCCGCTGGTCGCGACGGGGACCGCGCCATGA
- a CDS encoding ABC transporter permease subunit, with protein MTIAATSQAPSGPTSLHAMLRIVGWIGLGLIAVAVSLSDFLASAPADATGIGALLAPPSADFRFGTDILGRDMLSETLHALNATVRSALPATVVTLIAGALFGFVAARLPRSLALAVRSLVGILASLPALLLAVLVIGLSTRDWAAVAAGLSAAPFTFVRAFDRARIEERATHSEYARATGISASTLLRRDLVYEFSDTILSSAARALAAVTLVLSTVSFLGFGAVPPHRDLGLMIAAAKPYFLHAWWTAAFPAAALTLLILFARLAAGLDEGERA; from the coding sequence ATGACCATCGCGGCAACCTCGCAGGCGCCGTCCGGCCCCACCTCGCTGCACGCCATGCTGCGGATCGTGGGGTGGATCGGGCTCGGCCTGATCGCGGTGGCGGTGAGCCTGTCGGACTTCCTCGCCAGCGCGCCGGCCGACGCCACGGGCATCGGGGCGCTGCTGGCGCCGCCCTCGGCGGACTTCCGCTTCGGCACCGACATCCTGGGCCGCGACATGCTGAGCGAGACGCTGCATGCGCTGAACGCCACGGTGCGCAGCGCCCTGCCCGCCACCGTGGTGACGCTGATCGCCGGCGCGCTGTTCGGCTTCGTGGCGGCGCGGCTGCCGCGGTCGCTGGCGCTGGCGGTGAGGAGCCTGGTCGGTATCCTCGCCTCGCTGCCGGCGCTGCTGCTGGCGGTGCTGGTCATCGGGCTTTCGACCCGCGACTGGGCGGCGGTGGCGGCGGGATTGTCGGCCGCGCCCTTCACCTTCGTGCGCGCCTTCGACCGGGCGCGGATCGAGGAGCGCGCGACGCATTCCGAATACGCCCGGGCCACCGGCATTTCCGCCTCCACGCTGCTCAGGCGCGATCTGGTCTACGAGTTCAGCGACACGATCCTGTCGAGCGCGGCGCGCGCGCTGGCGGCGGTGACGCTGGTCCTGTCGACGGTGAGCTTCCTCGGCTTCGGCGCGGTGCCGCCGCATCGCGACCTCGGCCTGATGATCGCGGCGGCCAAGCCCTATTTCCTGCATGCCTGGTGGACGGCGGCGTTTCCCGCCGCGGCGCTGACGCTGCTGATCCTGTTCGCGCGGCTGGCGGCCGGGCTCGATGAAGGCGAGCGCGCATGA
- a CDS encoding ATP-binding cassette domain-containing protein encodes MSEARPIVEVQDLGVVHDGAVELEKLSFRLDGGETLVLLGDASSGKDALLRVLGGYTRRGDECSGTVRFGDGMAVSAAKRVKANLRIVYLAAAADAPLNPHASVVTQLSRVIARRHASPRASAREELRIALERFPAAPLFAEMKKRPGELDAMALSWALLAAAIAQAPDLLIADHAFGDLTPRSIRAVVAALMEEQKRLGFALLYAARGLKAASRLGSRVIVLRQGKVIEEGAFAKLASGQSHAYTRTLFKALPKPLGLPPGRNATRGEPLLQVQGLDLAGAKGKARRDGITFELRRGAALALIGEEGSGRRALVRALLGLDHVAGGRVVLDQVDMSILSAPMTSRLRRRIAFITGADDALDPRMTLWDTVDEPLRAHLRLSREMVAGHRETALKRVGLASHDGRRAVATLSPFDKRRLQVARAIVSAPFLAVIDEPLRGLDAFAQSILTELLEDFRRQEGPAFLVITADVGVAQALAEDAMFFKDRKVVERGPLREILKNPKDEETRLLIEAAIPPGL; translated from the coding sequence ATGAGCGAGGCCCGGCCCATCGTCGAAGTGCAGGATCTCGGCGTCGTCCATGACGGCGCGGTCGAGCTGGAGAAGCTCTCCTTCCGGCTCGACGGCGGCGAGACGCTGGTGCTGCTCGGCGATGCGTCCAGCGGCAAGGACGCGCTGCTGCGGGTGCTCGGCGGCTATACGCGGCGCGGCGACGAGTGTTCCGGAACGGTCAGGTTCGGCGACGGCATGGCCGTATCGGCGGCGAAGCGCGTGAAGGCCAATCTGCGCATCGTCTATCTGGCGGCCGCCGCCGACGCGCCCCTCAATCCGCATGCCAGCGTCGTGACACAGCTTTCCCGCGTGATCGCGCGGCGCCATGCGAGCCCGCGCGCCAGCGCCCGCGAGGAGCTGCGCATCGCATTGGAACGCTTTCCCGCCGCCCCGCTCTTCGCGGAGATGAAGAAGCGGCCCGGCGAGCTGGATGCGATGGCCCTGTCCTGGGCGCTGCTCGCCGCCGCGATCGCGCAGGCGCCGGATCTGCTGATCGCCGACCACGCCTTCGGCGACCTGACGCCGCGCTCCATCCGCGCCGTCGTCGCCGCGCTCATGGAGGAGCAGAAGCGGCTCGGCTTCGCGCTGCTCTATGCCGCGCGCGGGCTGAAGGCGGCGTCGCGGCTCGGCAGCCGCGTGATCGTGCTGCGCCAGGGCAAGGTGATCGAGGAAGGCGCCTTCGCGAAGCTCGCGAGCGGCCAGAGCCACGCCTATACCCGCACCCTGTTCAAGGCGCTGCCCAAACCGCTGGGCCTGCCGCCGGGGCGCAACGCGACGCGCGGCGAGCCGCTGTTGCAGGTGCAGGGTCTCGATCTGGCCGGAGCCAAGGGCAAGGCGAGGCGCGACGGCATCACCTTCGAGCTGCGCCGCGGCGCCGCGCTGGCGCTGATCGGCGAGGAAGGCTCGGGGCGGCGCGCGCTGGTGCGCGCGCTGCTCGGGCTCGATCATGTCGCGGGCGGGCGCGTGGTGCTCGACCAAGTCGATATGAGCATCCTGTCGGCGCCGATGACCTCGCGCCTGCGCCGCCGCATCGCCTTCATCACCGGCGCTGACGACGCGCTCGATCCGCGCATGACGCTGTGGGACACGGTGGACGAGCCCTTGCGCGCCCATCTGCGTCTGTCGCGCGAGATGGTGGCGGGGCATCGCGAAACCGCGCTGAAGCGCGTCGGCCTGGCCAGCCATGACGGGCGGCGCGCCGTCGCCACCCTGTCGCCCTTCGACAAAAGGCGCCTGCAGGTCGCGCGCGCTATCGTGAGCGCCCCGTTCCTGGCGGTGATCGACGAGCCCTTGCGCGGGCTCGACGCCTTCGCCCAGTCGATCCTGACCGAGCTCCTGGAGGATTTCCGCCGCCAGGAGGGGCCGGCTTTCCTGGTCATCACCGCCGATGTCGGCGTGGCGCAGGCCCTCGCCGAGGACGCCATGTTCTTCAAGGACCGCAAGGTCGTGGAGCGCGGCCCGCTTAGGGAAATCCTGAAAAACCCGAAGGACGAGGAAACCCGCCTTCTGATCGAGGCCGCGATTCCGCCCGGCCTGTGA
- the purB gene encoding adenylosuccinate lyase, producing MIPRYSRPEMVSLWSDETKYRIHFEIEAHAAEAMAELGVIPKEAAATIWEKGRDAKIDVARIEEIEKETRHETIAFTTHLAELIGPEARFVHQGMTSSDVLDTTLSVQLARATDILIADVDLLLAALKKRAFEHKYTVTIGRSHGIHGEPTTFGLKLAGFYAEFVRAKDRLIAAKAEIATCAISGAMGTFANVDPRVEEHVAAKLGLKVEPVSTQVIPRDRHAAYFAALGVVASSIERLATEIRHLQRTEVLEAQEFFAEGQKGSSAMPHKRNPVLSENLTGLARMVRAYVMPAMENVALWHERDISHSSVERFIGPDATITLDFALVRAAGVVDKLLVRADRMKKNLESTQGIIHSQRALLALTQAGIEREAAYKLVQKNAMRAWAGEGTLLELLKADPEVAKSVPAKALEAMFDLEYHTKEVDTIFKRVFG from the coding sequence ATGATCCCCCGCTATTCCCGCCCCGAGATGGTTTCGCTCTGGTCCGACGAAACCAAATACCGCATCCATTTCGAGATCGAAGCCCATGCCGCCGAGGCGATGGCCGAGCTCGGCGTGATCCCGAAAGAGGCCGCCGCCACGATCTGGGAAAAGGGCCGCGACGCGAAAATCGACGTCGCGCGCATCGAGGAGATCGAGAAGGAGACCCGGCACGAGACCATCGCCTTCACCACCCATCTGGCCGAGCTGATCGGCCCCGAAGCGCGCTTCGTGCATCAGGGCATGACCTCGTCCGACGTGCTGGACACCACGCTGTCGGTGCAGCTCGCGCGCGCCACGGACATTCTCATCGCCGATGTCGATCTGCTACTGGCGGCGCTCAAGAAGCGCGCCTTCGAGCACAAATACACCGTCACCATCGGCCGCAGCCACGGCATCCATGGCGAGCCGACGACGTTCGGGCTGAAGCTCGCGGGGTTCTATGCCGAGTTCGTGCGCGCCAAGGACAGGCTGATCGCGGCGAAGGCGGAGATCGCGACCTGCGCCATCTCGGGCGCGATGGGGACCTTCGCCAATGTCGATCCGCGCGTCGAGGAACACGTCGCCGCCAAGCTCGGCCTGAAAGTCGAGCCGGTCTCGACCCAGGTGATCCCGCGCGACCGGCACGCGGCCTATTTCGCGGCGCTGGGCGTGGTGGCGAGCTCGATCGAGCGGCTGGCGACGGAGATCCGCCATCTGCAGCGCACCGAGGTGCTGGAGGCGCAGGAATTTTTCGCCGAGGGGCAGAAGGGCTCCTCCGCCATGCCGCACAAGAGAAATCCGGTGCTGAGCGAGAACCTCACGGGCCTGGCGCGCATGGTGCGGGCCTATGTCATGCCGGCGATGGAGAACGTGGCGCTGTGGCACGAGCGGGACATTTCGCATTCTTCCGTTGAGCGTTTCATCGGGCCGGACGCGACCATCACGCTCGACTTCGCGCTGGTGCGTGCGGCGGGCGTCGTCGACAAGCTGCTGGTGCGCGCCGACCGGATGAAAAAGAATCTGGAGTCGACGCAAGGCATCATCCATTCGCAGCGCGCGCTCCTGGCGCTGACCCAGGCGGGGATCGAGCGCGAGGCGGCCTATAAGCTGGTGCAGAAGAACGCGATGCGCGCCTGGGCCGGCGAGGGCACGCTGCTGGAGCTGCTGAAGGCCGATCCCGAGGTGGCGAAATCGGTGCCGGCCAAGGCGCTCGAAGCGATGTTCGACCTCGAATACCACACCAAGGAAGTCGACACGATTTTCAAACGGGTGTTCGGCTGA
- a CDS encoding SemiSWEET transporter — MTPVTLVGLAAAFCTTVAFLPQVIHTWRTRSTKDLSLPMFAVFTTGIFLWLVYGAIIGDIPLIAANGATFVLSGTILYFKLRHG; from the coding sequence ATGACGCCGGTCACGCTTGTCGGCCTGGCCGCCGCGTTCTGCACCACGGTCGCGTTCCTGCCGCAGGTGATTCACACCTGGCGCACGCGCTCGACCAAGGACTTGTCGCTGCCGATGTTCGCGGTCTTCACCACGGGAATCTTCCTGTGGCTGGTCTATGGCGCGATCATCGGCGACATACCGCTGATCGCCGCCAATGGCGCGACCTTTGTGCTATCGGGCACCATCCTCTACTTCAAACTGCGGCACGGTTGA